A stretch of Sulfitobacter sp. THAF37 DNA encodes these proteins:
- a CDS encoding MAPEG family protein, with translation MTVPVTSLYTALVALLFLVLSARVILYRRANLISLGDAGDKALIKRMRAQANCGEYAPIGLILLLVAELSGAPAIALHLMGMTLLAGRLLHALGFSATPQKLILRQVGMVMTLGMILLTALGLIGHALL, from the coding sequence GTGACCGTTCCTGTCACGTCGCTTTACACGGCGCTGGTGGCGTTGTTGTTTCTGGTGCTGAGCGCGCGGGTCATCCTGTACCGGCGCGCCAACCTGATCTCATTGGGGGATGCCGGCGACAAGGCCCTGATCAAACGCATGCGCGCGCAGGCCAATTGCGGCGAATATGCCCCCATCGGTCTGATTCTGCTGCTGGTCGCCGAATTGAGCGGCGCCCCGGCCATCGCGCTTCATCTGATGGGCATGACCCTGCTGGCGGGGCGATTGCTGCATGCGCTGGGTTTTTCCGCCACCCCGCAAAAGCTGATCCTGCGGCAGGTCGGCATGGTCATGACCCTGGGCATGATCCTGTTGACCGCGCTTGGCCTGATCGGACATGCGCTACTCTGA
- a CDS encoding YbhB/YbcL family Raf kinase inhibitor-like protein, whose protein sequence is MRTALLAGACLLTAGPALAFDIGFDWSGLKSCTNGRPNTVANPAFTLSGVPAGTKFIRFKLTDRDVPNYNHGGGVVAFNDQQVIPRGAFKYKSPCPPSGSHTYEWTATAQTKKNGGKLATTRAARKYP, encoded by the coding sequence ATGAGAACAGCATTACTCGCCGGCGCTTGCCTCCTGACCGCCGGTCCGGCGCTTGCATTCGACATCGGGTTTGACTGGTCCGGGCTGAAGTCCTGTACAAACGGACGGCCCAACACCGTCGCAAACCCTGCCTTTACCCTCAGCGGTGTCCCTGCGGGGACAAAGTTCATCCGGTTCAAGCTGACCGATCGGGACGTGCCGAACTACAACCACGGTGGCGGTGTCGTCGCCTTCAACGACCAGCAGGTGATCCCGCGCGGGGCGTTCAAGTACAAAAGCCCCTGCCCGCCCAGCGGCAGCCACACCTACGAATGGACCGCCACGGCGCAGACCAAAAAAAATGGCGGCAAGCTGGCCACCACGCGGGCCGCGCGCAAATACCCGTGA